A genome region from Salvia splendens isolate huo1 chromosome 19, SspV2, whole genome shotgun sequence includes the following:
- the LOC121778518 gene encoding arginine--tRNA ligase, chloroplastic/mitochondrial-like, with product MIDGSSIAGPGFVNVKLSDQWIAKCIQNMLRDGIETWAPKLSVKRVVVDFSSPNIAKEMHVGHLRSTIIGDTLARMLEFSNVEVLRRNHVGDWGTQFGMLIEFLFEKFPSLEVVNDQAIGDLEAFYKASKVRFDGDPAFKERAQRAVVSLQAGEEKYLKAWAEICKISRSGYEKVYEHLGVQLEEKGESFYNPYIPNALELLNKEGLIEDSEGARVIFVEGKKIPLIVVKRDGGYNYASTDLAALWYRLNEEKAEWIIYLTDVGQREHFEMLFAAAKRAGWLPAGDSKYPKTSHVGFGLVLGEDGKRFRTRSTETVKLVDLLTEAKSRCKTALIERGKDKAWTEEELDKTAEAVGYGAVKYADLKNNRTTNYTFSFDQMLNDKGNTAVYLLYAHARICSIIRKSGKDIEELKKTGKIDLAHPGERVLGLHLLQFAEVGEESITNLLPNGLCEYLYNLSEYFTGFYTNCQVVGSAEETSRLLLCEATAVVMRKCFHLLGITPVYKI from the exons ATGATAGATGGAAGCTCAATTGCTGGACCTGGTTTTGTAAATGTTAAATTGTCTGATCAATGGATTGCCAAG TGCATTCAAAATATGCTAAGGGATGGTATTGAAACGTGGGCTCCTAAGCTCTCGGTTAAAAGAGTTGTGGTGGATTTCTCATCACCTAATATAGCAAAAGAAATGCATGTTGGTCACTTAAGGTCAACTATCATTGGAGACACCCTGGCACGTATGCTAGAGTTCTCAAATGTGGAGGTTCTTCGGAGAAACCATGTTGGTGACTGGGGGACTCAG TTTGGTATGTTAATAGAATTCCTATTCGAAAAGTTTCCGAGCCTGGAAGTTGTCAATGATCAAGCCATTGGAGATTTGGAG GCATTCTATAAGGCATCAAAGGTAAGATTTGATGGTGACCCTGCTTTCAAGGAAAGGGCCCAGAGGGCAGTTGTCAGCCTTCAG GCTGGGGAGGAGAAGTACCTGAAGGCATGGGCTGAAATTTGTAAAATCAGTAGAAGTGGATATGAGAAGGTGTATGAGCATCTTGGAGTTCAGTTGGAGGAAAAG GGTGAGAGCTTTTACAATCCTTACATTCCCAATGCTCTAGAATTACTGAATAAAGAGGGATTAATTGAAGATAGCGAAGGAGCTCGTGTCATCTTCGTTGAAGGAAAAAAGATACCCCTTATTGTTGTAAAAAGGGATGGTGGGTACAATTACGCATCAACAGATCTTGCTGCTCTGTG GTATCGACTGAATGAGGAAAAGGCTGAATGGATTATATATCTTACTGATGTTGGCCAAAGGGAGCACTTTGAAATGCTTTTTGCT GCAGCCAAACGAGCTGGTTGGCTTCCAGCTGGTGATAGTAAGTATCCTAAAACTAGCCATGTTGGTTTTGGGCTAGTTCTTGGAGAAGATGGAAAAAGATTTCGAACTCGCAGTACTGAAACTGTAAAACTGGTTGATTTACTAACTGAAGCCAAAAGTAGATGCAAAACTGCTTTAATTGAAAGAG GCAAAGATAAAGCATGGACTGAAGAGGAGCTCGATAAAACTGCTGAAGCAGTTGGATATGGGGCTGTTAA ATATGCTGATCTGAAGAATAACCGAACAACCAACTATACATTTAGTTTTGACCAGATGCTCAACGACAAG GGCAATACTGCCGTGTACTTGTTATATGCACATGCTCGGATATGCTCAATTATCAGAAAATCAGGGAAAGATATTGAAGAATTAAAAAAG ACTGGGAAGATAGACTTGGCTCATCCCGGTGAACGTGTTTTAGGACTTCATTTGCTCCAGTTTGCTGAG GTTGGCGAAGAGTCGATCACAAATCTGTTGCCAAATGGTTTGTGTGAATATTTATACAATTTATCAGAATACTTCACTGGATTTTATACCAACTGCCAG GTTGTGGGATCTGCAGAGGAGACGAGCCGACTCCTGTTGTGCGAGGCAACAGCAGTTGTTATGAGAAAATGTTTCCATTTGCTGGGAATCACTCCTGTTTACAAAATTTAA
- the LOC121778939 gene encoding COBRA-like protein 1 produces the protein MLVSPDVGIPDYTDLGLHQRDAFPYAPDGPLSPVSFLPPGRRPTLVPRTRGRDCYDPLDPNGNITVTFDIFKYTHDGYVARVTIQNYYQYRHVEKPGWKLGWAWAKDEVIWAISGAIATKQGHCKPSTDVKPHCCSPHPLIVATTIEGGLLAAWAINPHTSYSSFDITIGNLDQNRTAYRPPLNLTLTAPTRGYTCGTLRDALPSISFVTGGLREEQVFRTWRSECTYSSYISSKVPICCVSLSTFYNPDITSCPSCSCGCRVADRSSYSCISEGAISSNVEDAEIVRCTDHMCPLRVHWHIKTNYVTHWRVKLTVSNYHYGRNYSDWNIVVQHPGFRAPFTAPEFNNTMLSTVPEDAALFWGKVLYNTELLQGNEYEVGSVTTDILMQKIADAFTLRNGWGFPRRIYFNGENCRMPLPDMFPMLPNGDSGSRGGLFLLKTLLYLTCTCIMWC, from the exons atgctggttagccccgatgtAGGGATCCCCGACTACACCGACCTAGGCCTTCACCAGCGCGACGCATTCCcctatgctccagatggtcctctttctcccGTCAGCTTCCTTCCCCCAGGCCGCCGCCCCACCCTCGTCCCCCGCACGCGAGGACGAg ATTGCTACGACCCTTTGGATCCGAATGGAAACATCACGGTCACCTTCGACATATTCAAGTATACCCACGACGGCTATGTG GCAAGGGTGACCATCCAAAACTACTATCAGTATCGCCACGTGGAGAAACCGGGTTGGAAACTCGGGTGGGCGTGGGCGAAGGACGAGGTTATTTGGGCCATTTCCGGGGCCATTGCCACCAAACAAGGACACTGCAAGCCTTCCACAGATGTGAAGCCACATTGCTGCTCTCCACATCCACTGATAGTAGCAACAACAATCGAGGGTGGTCTCCTAGCCGCGTGGGCCATCAACCCTCACACGTCTTACTCGTCCTTCGACATCACAATAGGCAATTTGGACCAAAACAGGACAGCCTACCGCCCGCCCCTTAATTTAACCCTAACAGCCCCCACACGGGGATACACTTGTGGAACTCTTCGAGATGCTCTCCCCTCAATCTCCTTCGTCACTGGGGGATTGAGGGAAGAGCAGGTTTTCA GAACATGGAGATCAGAATGTACCTACTCAAGCTACATATCTAGCAAGGTACCAATTTGCTGCGTGTCCCTCTCGACGTTCTACAACCCGGATATCACATCGTGCCCCTCGTGCAGCTGCGGGTGTCGGGTAGCTGACCGGTCCTCGTACTCATGCATTAG TGAAGGTGCAATCTCCTCAAATGTAGAAGATGCTGAAATAGTTAGATGCACAGATCACATGTGCCCTCTCAGAGTCCATTGGCACATCAAGACCAACTATGTCACACACTGGAGAGTGAAACTAACTGTCTCTAACTACCATTATGGGAGGAACTACTCCGATTGGAACATCGTCGTTCAACACCCCGGCTTCCGGGCACCTTTCACTGCCCCGGAGTTTAACAACACCATGCTTTCAACCGTCCCAG AGGATGCAGCTCTGTTTTGGGGAAAGGTCTTGTACAACACAGAACTACTGCAAGGCAATGAGTATGAAGTGGGATCAGTGACAACAGACATACTCATGCAGAAAATTGCAGATGCATTCACACTGAGGAATGGTTGGGGGTTTCCAAGAAGGATATATTTCAATGGGGAGAACTGTCGGATGCCGCTTCCCGACATGTTCCCAATGTTGCCCAACGGGGACTCGGGCAGTCGCGGGGGGCTGTTTTTGCTCAAGACATTGCTATACTTGACTTGCACTTGCATCATGTGGTGCTGA
- the LOC121778513 gene encoding BRISC and BRCA1-A complex member 2-like, protein MSIDTVPPLISAQINYLLSHCPFSVKVEQMWSGCKNPNFLDRFTLAIPYCLDHIKWDVTFNAMYPLAAPDVIFGPEDEGFQPYAGGTGKSSKNSLANWNRDPSQLHSLIVELRDAYMEYQRRRIGEVDDERVKFEISTMLSREGIEMFMSLGTDKPEEVKFAVPLLDMDLNRLVAGSTWRHPQKVYLQVIFPVGKKYSSVPPPPRLKLISSPELKALFSTEDLKLPTWMDGMCTAEYLPNLEQMLNSQIKDAVSSIEIRRKFIQSLAPHLGRPIEADPVFCRKAAFLCSSGVFTFQVHFTLSLQFPKQQPALVLQSSQHFNSHGAPVKSPTLSEYPWSPRWNPSEKADRIFDFLADEALNFKKYSNQVNQQ, encoded by the exons ATGTCGATTGATACCGTGCCGCCGCTCATCTCCGCCCAAATCAATTACCTCCTCAGTCACTGCCCTTTCTCCGTCAAG GTTGAGCAAATGTGGTCGGGATGCAAAAACCCTAACTTCCTTGATCGATTCACTCTAGCTATCCCCTACTGCCTTGACCacataaaat GGGATGTTACATTCAATGCTATGTATCCGTTGGCCGCACCTGATGTGATATTTGGTCCTGAAGATGAAGGTTTCCAGCCGTATGCCGGTGGCACTGGAAAATCTAGTAAAAATAGTTTGGCCAATTGGAACAGAGATCCATCTCAGCTGCATTCTCTTATTGTTGAGCTAAG GGATGCATATATGGAATACCAAAGGAGACGGATTGGTGAGGTTGATGATGAGAGAGTGAAATTCGAAATCAGTACGATGCTTTCGAGAGAG GGAATTGAGATGTTTATGAGTTTAGGAACCGACAAG CCAGAGGAGGTTAAGTTTGCAGTGCCTTTACTAGATATGGATTTAAATAGATTGGTTGCAGGATCCACCTGGAGACATCCACAGAAAGTATACTTACAG GTTATATTTCCTGTTGGTAAAAAGTATTCTTCTGTACCACCACCTCCACGTCTAAAGTTGATTTCTTCTCCGGAATTGAAAGCCTTGTTTTCTACTGAAGATTTGAAACTTCCTACTTGGATGGACGGGAT GTGCACAGCTGAATATCTTCCAAATTTGGAACAAATGCTGAACTCACAG ATTAAAGATGCAGTCTCATCCATTGAAATAAGAAGGAAGTTTATCCAGTCATTGGCACCTCATCTTGGAAGGCCAATAGAAGCTGATCCG GTCTTTTGCAGGAAAGCAGCGTTCTTATGTTCTTCTGGAGTGTTCACATTTCAG GTTcatttcactctctctcttcaaTTCCCGAAGCAGCAGCCAGCTTTAGTACTTCAGAGTTCCCAG CATTTCAATTCACACGGGGCACCTGTCAAGTCGCCTACTCTATCAGAATATCCATGGAGTCCTAGATGGAATCCATCAGAAAAGGCTGATCGGATCTT TGACTTTTTGGCGGATGAGGCCTTGAATTTCAAGAAGTATAGCAATCAGGTGAATCAACAATGA